GCTCATTTGTTCGCGGTGAAATTATGGAAATCAACAGAAACGATAATAAAAAACCATGATATAAGAAAGGAAAAATATGGCAACTAAAACAAAAAAACAATCAAAATCCGGCACAAAAGCGGGTGGAATCGCAACGGATTTTCAGGAAATGCAGCCTGATGAAAGGCTTAAGATTATCCCGCTCGGAGGCTTTGGAGAAATAGGGAAGAATCTCACGGTCATTCAATTCAGAGACGACATAATAGTCATTGACTGCGGGCTTGGTTTCCCGGATGAAAATATGCCCGGAGTTGATCTTGTGATCCCGGACATTACTTATCTTGAACAAAACGCCGACAAGGTGCTCGGAATATTTCTGACCCACGGTCATGAGGATCATATAGGCGCGCTTCCGTATGTGCTCAAAACATTAAATGTTCCTGTTTATGGCACCTGCCTTACGCTGGGGATATTGAAAAATAAGCTTATAGAGCATAAGCTTGACAAAACTGCCAAGCTTATAAACACGAAGGCCGGCGATGTGATAAACGTCGGATGCTTTTCGGTGGAATTTATACATGTAAACCACTCTATCGCTGACAGTGTCGCGTTTGCGATCAATACTCCTGCGGGAATGCTTGTCCACACCGGCGATTTTAAAATTGATGTGACGCCGATTGAGGGCGAAATAATAAATCTGACTCGCTTCGGCGAGCTCGGCAACGCGGGAGTGCTTGCGTTGATGTGCGAGTCGACAAACGCGGAGCGTCCGGGCTTTACACCGAGCGAAAAAACTGTCGGGCATTCGCTCGACGGAATATTCCGCGATTGCCGTGATAAGCGGATAGTAATAGCGACCTTTTCTTCGAATGTTCACCGTGTTCAGCAAATAATTGATTATTCCGCCAAATATGGCCGTAAGGTCGCAATTTCTGGCCGGAGTATGATAAACATAGTCACTGCTGCGACGGAATTAGGCTATATGCACATTCCCGATGGCATGCTTGTCGAGCTTACGCAGTTAAAAAGGTATAAACCCAGCGAGATCACTTTGATAACCACTGGCAGTCAGGGAGAACCGATGAGCGCGCTTTACCGTATGGCTTATTCTGCTCATGATAAAGTAGAGCTTGGCGCCGATGATGTCGTCGTCATATCGGCTCATGCGATTCCTGGAAATGAAAAAACAGTAAATAAAATAATCAATGAGCTGCTTAAAAAGGACGTTTCGGTTTTATACGATAAGGTTGCGGAGGTTCATGTGTCCGGGCATGCATGCCAGGAAGAAATAAAGCTGATTACGGCGCTTGTAAAGCCGAAATATTTCCTTCCGGTTCACGGCGAATACAAGCATCTTGTTAAGTGCGCGGAAATAGCCGAATATCTTGGGATACCGCGTAATCATATATTCATATCAGATATCGGACGTGTTTTTGAGTTTGGAAAAAACGGTTCGTATGCGGGCTTTAACGGCACTGTGCCTTCCGGGAAGGTACTTGTCGACGGACTCGGGGTCGGTGATGTCGGAACGGTTGTCCTGCGCGACAGAAAGCATCTGTCTATGGACGGTCTGATAGTCATCGTTGCGGCCATAGACGTCGATGCCGGACTCATGCTTTCGGAGCCGGATGTCGTCACGAGAGGCTTTGTTTATGTAAAGGAATCAGAAGCGTTTCTTGACCAGATACGTTCACAGGCTCATGATATAATTGAGGGATGTCTTAATAGCGGCATGCGTGACATCAGTACAATTAAGTCACGTGTAAAAGATGATTTGACGAAATTTATATATAATAAGACAAAGCGCAATCCGATGATACTTACAATGGTAATGGATATGTGATTTAACCCTATTTATCGTGAATTACGATAAACCAAAAAAAA
This sequence is a window from Oscillospiraceae bacterium. Protein-coding genes within it:
- a CDS encoding ribonuclease J, which produces MATKTKKQSKSGTKAGGIATDFQEMQPDERLKIIPLGGFGEIGKNLTVIQFRDDIIVIDCGLGFPDENMPGVDLVIPDITYLEQNADKVLGIFLTHGHEDHIGALPYVLKTLNVPVYGTCLTLGILKNKLIEHKLDKTAKLINTKAGDVINVGCFSVEFIHVNHSIADSVAFAINTPAGMLVHTGDFKIDVTPIEGEIINLTRFGELGNAGVLALMCESTNAERPGFTPSEKTVGHSLDGIFRDCRDKRIVIATFSSNVHRVQQIIDYSAKYGRKVAISGRSMINIVTAATELGYMHIPDGMLVELTQLKRYKPSEITLITTGSQGEPMSALYRMAYSAHDKVELGADDVVVISAHAIPGNEKTVNKIINELLKKDVSVLYDKVAEVHVSGHACQEEIKLITALVKPKYFLPVHGEYKHLVKCAEIAEYLGIPRNHIFISDIGRVFEFGKNGSYAGFNGTVPSGKVLVDGLGVGDVGTVVLRDRKHLSMDGLIVIVAAIDVDAGLMLSEPDVVTRGFVYVKESEAFLDQIRSQAHDIIEGCLNSGMRDISTIKSRVKDDLTKFIYNKTKRNPMILTMVMDM